The following coding sequences lie in one Alosa alosa isolate M-15738 ecotype Scorff River chromosome 21, AALO_Geno_1.1, whole genome shotgun sequence genomic window:
- the ube2ka gene encoding ubiquitin-conjugating enzyme E2Ka (UBC1 homolog, yeast), with translation MAYIAVQRIKREFKEVLKSEETSKNQIKVDLVDENFTELRGEIAGPPDTPYEGGRFQLEIKIPETYPFNPPKVRFITKIWHPNISSVTGAICLDILKDQWAAAMTLRTVLLSLQALLAAAEPDDPQDAVVANQYKQNPEMFKQTAKLWSHVYGGAPVSSPEYTRKIDKLCAMGFDKNAVIVALSSKSWDVETATELLLSN, from the exons ATGGCCTACATCGCTGTCCAAAGGATAAAAAGGGAATTTAAGGAGGTCCTGAAAAGCGAAGAG ACGAGTAAGAACCAGATCAAGGTGGACCTAGTAGATGAGAACTTCACAGAACTTAGAGGAGAGATAGCAGGACCCCCAGACACACCCTATGAAG GAGGTAGATTTCAGTTAGAAATCAAAATTCCAGAAACGTATCCATTCAATCCACCAAAG GTGCGATTTATCACAAAAATCTGGCATCCCAACATCAGCTCTGTCACCGGTGCCATATGCCTGGACATCCTGAAAGACCAGTG GGCGGCAGCCATGACACTTCGAACGGTGCTGCTTTCGCTACAGGCTTTACTGGCGGCAGCAGAGCCAGACGACCCACAGGACGCTGTGGTCGCCAATCAG TATAAGCAGAATCCAGAGATGTTCAAACAGACGGCTAAACTCTGGTCGCACGTATACGGTGGCGCTCCCGTCTCCAGTCCAGAATACACACGCAAAATAGATAAACTCTGTGCAATGGGCTTTGACAAA AATGCAGTAATAGTGGCACTGTCATCGAAATCCTGGGATGTTGAGACGGCGACAGAACTCCTGCTTAGCAACTGA
- the LOC125286608 gene encoding neuronal acetylcholine receptor subunit alpha-9-II has product MQGTVLYIYFAMMMLEVASSAKGWYAQKLMSDLMENYSNALRPVEDTDKALNVTLQITLSQIKDMDERNQVLIAYLWIRQTWHDAYLKWDKDEYDGLEVIRIPSSLVWRPDIVLYNKADDDSGPVDTNVELRYNGEIIWDAPSITKSSCVVDVAYFPFDHQQCNLTFGSWTYNGNQVDIIMGMNSGDLSDFVENVEWECHGMPAKKSVIMYGCCADPYPDITYTVLLQRRSSFFIFNLLLPCFLISFLAPLSFYLPADSGEKVSLGVTVLLALTVFQLMVAESMPPAESMPLMWKYYIATMTMITASTSLTIFIMNIHFCGAEAKPVPQWAKVLIIDYMSKIFFVYEVGESCTSPKEEAQDDHHHTQTQTHYRNRLHHKQKNHQPQKTQNNQSCPQPYGKGGGRYPKSCSQPLPNIPEEHKELPNSNPQVSQTYKGLESKSCLKEAPPPCCPDEEKPAAFATCRSCQFRCHHDCGDGGLLPGDDSKLLRNVEYIANCFREQRATSIKVAEWKKVAKVMDRVFMWIFFAMVFLMSIIIMF; this is encoded by the exons ATGCAAGGGactgttttgtatatttattttgCCATGATGATGCTGGAAG TGGCAAGTTCTGCAAAGGGCTGGTATGCTCAGAAGCTGATGAGTGACTTGATGGAGAACTATTCCAATGCTCTGCGACCAGTGGAGGACACTGACAAGGCACTTAatgtcactttgcagattacCCTGTCCCAAATCAAAGACATG gATGAAAGGAACCAGGTACTGATAGCGTACCTGTGGATCAGACAGACGTGGCATGATGCTTACCTGAAGTGGGACAAAGATGAGTATGATGGCCTGGAGGTCATTCGCATCCCCAGCAGTTTGGTGTGGCGACCCGACATAGTCCTTTATAACAA GGCAGACGATGACTCGGGCCCAGTGGACACCAACGTGGAGTTGAGATACAATGGGGAGATTATCTGGGATGCGCCTTCCATCACTAAGAGCTCCTGTGTCGTGGACGTCGCTTACTTTCCCTTTGACCATCAGCAGTGCAATTTGACCTTTGGATCATGGACTTACAATGGAAACCAA GTGGACATCATCATGGGGATGAACAGCGGTGACCTGTCCGACTTTGTGGAGAACGTGGAGTGGGAGTGCCACGGAATGCCGGCCAAGAAGAGCGTCATCATGTACGGCTGCTGCGCGGACCCGTACCCGGACATCACCTACACCGTGCTGCTGCAGCGCCGCTCCTCCTTCTTCATCTTCAACCTGCTGCTGCCCTGCTTCCTCATCTCCTTCCTGGCGCCGCTCAGCTTCTACCTGCCCGCCGACTCCGGGGAGAAGGTCTCGCTGGGCGTCACCGTGCTGCTGGCCCTCACCGTCTTCCAGCTCATGGTGGCCGAGAGCATGCCGCCGGCCGAGAGCATgccactcatgt GGAAATACTACATTGCAACCATGACGATGATAACAGCGTCCACTTCACTGACCATCTTCATCATGAACATCCACTTCTGTGGGGCTGAAGCCAAGCCTGTTCCTCAGTGGGCCAAAGTCCTCATTATAGACTACATGTCCAAGATCTTCTTTGTGTATGAAGTAGGGGAGAGCTGTACCTCCCCGAAGGAGGAGGCCCAGGatgaccaccaccacacccaaaCCCAAACCCACTACCGCAACCGGCTGCACCACAAGCAGAAAAACCACCAGCCGCAAAAGACTCAGAACAACCAGTCTTGCCCTCAGCCCTATGGCAAGGGTGGAGGACGCTACCCAAAGTCCTGCTCTCAACCTCTCCCCAACATCCCTGAGGAGCACAAAGAGCTCCCCAATTCTAACCCCCAGGTTTCACAGACATATAAGGGTTTGGAGTCTAAGAGTTGCCTGAAGGAGGCTCCACCGCCATGCTGTCCCGATGAGGAGAAGCCTGCCGCCTTCGCCACCTGTCGCTCCTGCCAGTTCCGCTGTCACCACGACTGCGGAGATGGAGGGCTGCTCCCGGGGGATGACTCGAAGCTGTTGCGCAACGTGGAATACATCGCCAACTGTTTCCGTGAGCAGCGGGCCACCAGCATCAAGGTTGCCGAGTGGAAGAAGGTGGCTAAGGTGATGGACAGGGTTTTCATGTGGATATTCTTCGCCATGGTCTTCCTCATGAGCATTATCATCATGTTTTAG